The following are from one region of the Ignavibacteriota bacterium genome:
- a CDS encoding PAS domain-containing protein, translating to MVKKKKSAGFNFDEVFKHFDDLFFWVEDANDSSITYSDNFLAVTGYSTTELSERGGWLSIIVGDDVTSYRKSLDKWLLNPEGKTIKLDYRIIRKDDRIINVSEKIKLVSDKNGKVINKIGVISDVSEYIQSVENLKIENQQLELINSSKDSFLSVLSHDLRAPFTSILGFAEIILNETKLPDKDKAEYVKFIYDSSNNQLRLINHLFDWSQIQTGKVKTDIQRLHALNITYVCISYLTAQAFRKNININVNIPDSFHIDADERLVTKIFMNIISNAIKYSHENESVEISANIYNNNFTEFIIKDKGVGISEINRDKIFNIGKLFSTEGTKGEKGSGLGLILSRLIVEKHGGEIWFFSTEGKGSEFHFTLPSAESYILLVINDAEALQEIEDGVKNNYPNLQILKAENGFEAIEIISSKSPSLVVIEHDLPLMDGLQLIKSTINKHKNIRIPFIVFIDSASEDVVSAYQELNVKIIKDKPALTELLNDKIESLIFS from the coding sequence TTGGTCAAAAAGAAAAAAAGTGCAGGTTTCAACTTTGATGAAGTCTTTAAACATTTCGATGATTTATTTTTCTGGGTTGAAGATGCAAATGATTCGTCCATAACGTATTCTGATAACTTCTTAGCTGTTACGGGTTATTCAACAACTGAGTTGAGTGAACGTGGCGGCTGGTTATCAATAATTGTCGGAGATGACGTAACATCGTACCGGAAATCTCTTGATAAATGGCTTCTGAACCCTGAAGGAAAAACTATAAAGTTAGATTACCGGATAATCAGGAAAGATGACAGGATCATTAATGTATCTGAGAAAATTAAATTAGTGTCAGATAAGAATGGGAAAGTCATAAACAAAATTGGAGTGATATCTGATGTTTCGGAATACATTCAGTCAGTAGAAAATTTGAAGATTGAAAATCAGCAGCTTGAGTTAATCAATTCATCCAAGGATAGTTTTCTGTCCGTACTTTCGCATGATCTTCGTGCACCATTTACAAGTATTCTCGGTTTTGCGGAAATTATTCTTAACGAAACAAAACTTCCTGATAAAGATAAAGCTGAGTATGTAAAATTTATTTATGATTCTTCAAATAATCAGCTCAGACTCATTAACCATCTTTTTGACTGGTCTCAAATACAGACTGGTAAAGTAAAGACAGATATACAGAGACTCCACGCTTTGAATATTACGTATGTATGCATATCCTATCTGACAGCACAGGCTTTTCGAAAAAATATAAATATAAATGTCAACATTCCGGATTCATTTCATATTGATGCTGACGAACGGCTGGTAACAAAAATATTTATGAATATTATTAGTAATGCAATTAAGTATTCGCATGAAAACGAATCGGTAGAAATATCCGCAAATATTTACAATAATAATTTCACTGAATTTATTATTAAGGATAAAGGCGTCGGGATTTCAGAAATTAATCGCGATAAAATTTTTAATATCGGAAAACTTTTTTCTACCGAAGGAACCAAAGGCGAAAAAGGAAGCGGACTTGGTCTTATACTTTCAAGACTTATTGTTGAAAAGCACGGCGGTGAGATATGGTTTTTTTCCACTGAAGGGAAGGGAAGTGAATTTCATTTCACTTTGCCATCTGCAGAAAGCTATATCCTGCTTGTTATTAATGACGCAGAAGCTCTGCAAGAGATTGAAGACGGAGTTAAAAATAATTATCCGAATCTTCAGATTCTTAAAGCTGAAAATGGATTTGAAGCGATTGAAATAATATCTTCTAAATCACCATCACTTGTAGTAATTGAACACGATCTTCCATTAATGGATGGTCTTCAACTTATAAAATCAACAATCAACAAGCATAAAAACATAAGGATTCCATTTATTGTTTTTATTGATTCTGCTTCAGAAGACGTGGTTAGTGCTTATCAGGAACTTAATGTTAAAATAATTAAGGATAAGCCGGCACTTACTGAACTTCTCAATGATAAAATTGAATCTCTGATATTTAGTTAG
- a CDS encoding NAD(P)/FAD-dependent oxidoreductase: protein MMKKEYDIIVVGAGPAGSMAARFAAERGVSVLMLEKDRDVGYPVRCGEAISKVGVEEFISSDDKWIAAKISKFSFNAPDETEVILDFGEAGYVLERRIFDYELARTAADAGVEILTRAYVNDLLFDDGKVSGVKYEYHGEQKEIKAKVVIAADGVESRVGRWAGLDTYIDFRDMESAVQITAANIPVDQNTLYFFFGKDVAPNGYFWVFPKGHNKANIGLGVSGLVGKKKSAQSFLDDFMNKHYPNAPVLTKIAGGVPCAITLKKISSPGIMLVGDAARQVNPLSGGGIASGMIGGKIAGTIAAEAIKMNKLDHILTYDKAWSERLGKRHETFNRIKEGIYNFSDEKFNNIAHAFNKIPYEKRTLGRLFTTALFNQPSLLVDIAKVFVV from the coding sequence ATGATGAAAAAAGAGTACGACATAATAGTAGTTGGAGCCGGACCAGCCGGAAGTATGGCTGCTCGTTTTGCTGCTGAACGAGGTGTTTCTGTTTTGATGCTCGAAAAAGATAGAGACGTTGGATATCCTGTTCGATGCGGAGAAGCAATCAGTAAAGTTGGTGTTGAAGAATTTATTTCTTCCGATGATAAATGGATTGCTGCGAAGATCAGCAAGTTTTCATTTAATGCACCAGATGAAACAGAAGTAATTCTTGATTTCGGAGAAGCAGGTTATGTACTTGAACGCAGAATTTTTGATTATGAACTTGCGAGAACTGCCGCAGATGCAGGTGTTGAAATTCTCACTCGTGCTTATGTGAATGACTTGCTGTTTGATGATGGAAAAGTATCTGGTGTTAAATATGAATATCATGGTGAACAAAAAGAAATCAAAGCAAAAGTTGTAATAGCTGCAGATGGAGTTGAATCACGTGTTGGTCGCTGGGCAGGACTCGATACTTATATTGATTTCCGTGATATGGAAAGCGCTGTTCAAATTACTGCGGCAAATATTCCTGTTGATCAAAACACACTCTATTTTTTCTTCGGGAAAGATGTTGCACCAAATGGTTACTTCTGGGTATTTCCCAAAGGACATAACAAAGCAAATATTGGACTTGGTGTCAGCGGATTAGTTGGTAAGAAAAAATCTGCTCAATCTTTTCTTGATGATTTTATGAACAAGCATTATCCGAATGCACCTGTTCTGACAAAAATTGCTGGCGGAGTTCCATGTGCAATCACACTTAAAAAAATTTCTTCTCCGGGAATTATGCTTGTTGGTGATGCAGCAAGACAGGTTAATCCTTTAAGTGGTGGAGGGATTGCTTCTGGAATGATCGGCGGAAAAATTGCCGGAACTATCGCAGCCGAAGCAATCAAAATGAACAAGCTTGATCATATTTTAACTTACGACAAAGCCTGGTCTGAAAGACTTGGTAAACGTCACGAAACCTTCAACAGGATTAAAGAAGGCATATACAATTTTTCGGATGAGAAGTTTAACAACATTGCACACGCCTTCAATAAAATTCCTTATGAAAAAAGAACGCTTGGAAGATTATTCACAACCGCATTATTTAACCAACCGTCACTTCTTGTTGATATCGCAAAAGTTTTTGTTGTTTAA
- a CDS encoding 4Fe-4S binding protein has product MIEILPDRCDFCGCCVGVCPEDAIELKEAEIFIIDPRCTNCAKCVWSCPIEVIKFNREGVME; this is encoded by the coding sequence ATGATTGAAATCCTTCCGGATAGGTGTGACTTCTGCGGATGTTGTGTTGGAGTTTGTCCCGAAGATGCAATCGAATTAAAAGAAGCAGAAATATTTATTATCGATCCGCGTTGTACTAATTGTGCCAAGTGTGTTTGGAGTTGTCCTATAGAGGTTATTAAATTTAATCGAGAAGGGGTTATGGAGTAA
- a CDS encoding DUF433 domain-containing protein, with the protein MKKYPRITVNPQKMGGEPCVRELRMPVATILAMMAEGRNADDILKEHPELEREDINEVLSFASELITDVTQKSN; encoded by the coding sequence ATGAAAAAATATCCTAGAATTACCGTTAATCCTCAAAAGATGGGAGGGGAACCTTGTGTTAGAGAATTACGAATGCCTGTCGCTACAATATTAGCTATGATGGCTGAAGGACGGAATGCAGACGACATTCTAAAGGAGCATCCCGAATTAGAACGTGAAGATATAAATGAAGTCCTAAGCTTTGCTTCTGAATTAATAACTGATGTTACGCAGAAAAGCAATTAG
- a CDS encoding DUF5615 family PIN-like protein, producing the protein MQTSSDEQIFQRAYKEERIIVSADTDFGYILSQWK; encoded by the coding sequence ATGCAAACCTCAAGCGATGAGCAAATTTTTCAAAGAGCTTATAAAGAAGAAAGAATTATAGTTTCTGCTGATACCGACTTCGGATATATCTTATCTCAATGGAAGTAA
- a CDS encoding DUF433 domain-containing protein, producing the protein MEEIIRRITSDPEKCGGQPCIRGMRIRVSDILELYSAGLSSEHIIEEMPDLEQEDLKAALIYASRKIDHPIIAA; encoded by the coding sequence ATGGAAGAGATAATTAGAAGAATTACTTCGGATCCTGAAAAATGTGGAGGACAGCCTTGCATCAGAGGTATGAGAATTCGTGTATCAGACATACTTGAACTTTATTCTGCTGGTTTGTCAAGTGAACATATTATTGAAGAAATGCCTGATCTTGAACAAGAGGATTTGAAAGCTGCATTGATTTATGCAAGTCGTAAGATAGACCATCCGATTATTGCTGCATAA
- a CDS encoding LamG domain-containing protein, whose protein sequence is MKIILTMLFLLLITQLITLAQPTQGLIAYYPFNGNANDLSGNGNNGATIGGCDWVQGVTGQACSFDGNGYISVPNSPSLQSPSTSLSIAFWLYLDEWTNGWAPILAKSNTSSSYGQYSLEINNNGTLNFWTGNGGNYFTHNLISDNWYHLAFTWDGNQAKFYIDGSLRETLNFSGFITSDELPLEIGRHIPGSTNDYLIGKLDELVLYNRALTNQEIYQLYSSTISQGLVAHYKFDGNYLDESGYNNTGNGFNTNFLTDRFGQEGATVFFNGIDSYVSVPNSASLSSPTNSISISLWFYLEQAYDLHNCFLTKSDQLNQSGQYTLNYCNCTDGNLIDLNIGNTANFIYHNFNLHEWYHLVVTYEGQLIKFYENGTFIGQTTFSGNIQVNDLPLEFGRNMPGLPDYYHGRIDDARIYNRALTETEIQELYHENGWTGRELNTIIITHGFTGDGLIFPINPITETKWKHLRWQFAMADAVSDNRDIYLIRKGNVYPIEATFSQFAAIDSNVMLQTEMEFPKFVLM, encoded by the coding sequence ATGAAAATAATTCTAACAATGTTGTTTTTACTTTTAATAACACAACTAATAACTCTGGCACAGCCAACCCAAGGATTAATTGCATATTATCCTTTTAACGGTAATGCTAATGATTTAAGTGGGAATGGAAATAATGGAGCAACAATTGGTGGTTGCGATTGGGTGCAAGGAGTTACTGGACAAGCTTGCTCATTTGATGGTAATGGATATATATCTGTCCCAAACTCTCCATCTTTACAATCACCAAGCACATCTTTATCAATAGCATTTTGGCTTTATTTAGATGAATGGACTAATGGATGGGCACCAATTTTAGCTAAGTCAAATACTTCATCGTCTTATGGGCAATATTCATTAGAAATTAATAATAATGGTACGTTAAATTTTTGGACGGGTAATGGTGGTAACTATTTCACTCATAATTTGATTTCTGATAACTGGTATCATCTCGCTTTTACTTGGGATGGTAACCAAGCCAAATTTTATATCGATGGTTCATTAAGAGAGACTTTAAACTTTTCAGGATTTATAACTTCCGATGAATTGCCTTTAGAAATCGGAAGACATATTCCTGGATCAACAAACGATTACTTAATCGGGAAGTTGGATGAACTTGTGTTATATAATAGAGCATTGACGAATCAGGAAATTTATCAATTATATAGTTCTACCATATCACAGGGTTTGGTTGCACATTATAAATTCGATGGCAATTATCTTGATGAAAGTGGATATAACAATACCGGGAACGGATTTAATACAAATTTTCTTACTGATCGCTTTGGACAAGAAGGGGCTACAGTATTTTTCAATGGAATTGATTCATACGTGAGTGTCCCAAATTCTGCTTCATTATCTTCACCAACCAATTCTATTAGTATATCTTTGTGGTTTTATTTAGAACAAGCGTATGATTTACACAATTGTTTTTTAACTAAATCAGACCAGCTAAATCAAAGTGGTCAATATACATTAAATTATTGTAACTGTACCGATGGTAATTTAATTGATTTGAATATAGGTAATACTGCAAATTTTATTTACCATAACTTCAATTTACATGAATGGTATCACCTTGTAGTAACTTATGAGGGCCAATTAATAAAATTTTATGAAAACGGTACTTTTATTGGCCAAACTACCTTTTCTGGTAATATACAAGTAAATGATCTACCACTGGAATTTGGTAGAAATATGCCTGGCCTTCCTGATTACTATCATGGAAGAATTGATGATGCTCGTATTTATAATCGCGCGTTGACCGAAACAGAAATCCAAGAACTGTATCATGAAAATGGTTGGACAGGTCGAGAATTAAACACAATAATTATTACCCACGGATTTACAGGTGACGGACTAATCTTCCCTATAAATCCGATAACTGAAACCAAATGGAAACATCTTCGTTGGCAATTTGCAATGGCAGATGCAGTTTCTGATAACAGAGATATTTACTTAATTAGGAAAGGAAATGTCTATCCTATTGAAGCAACATTCTCACAATTTGCAGCCATAGATAGTAATGTAATGCTTCAGACGGAAATGGAATTTCCTAAATTTGTATTAATGTAA
- a CDS encoding transposase, producing the protein MSETKRERKFYSPEQKVLILRELLENNIPISQLAEKYYVHPNDIYNWKKKLFEGAKDIFQTKAVNNKQTTIEQKKIEKLESKLRDRDEAIAILLKENIDKKKV; encoded by the coding sequence ATGTCCGAAACAAAAAGAGAAAGAAAATTTTATTCACCTGAGCAGAAAGTTCTTATTCTTAGAGAACTTCTTGAAAACAATATTCCCATCAGCCAGCTTGCAGAAAAATACTATGTTCACCCCAATGATATATATAACTGGAAGAAAAAGCTTTTTGAAGGAGCAAAAGATATTTTTCAAACAAAAGCAGTAAATAATAAACAAACTACTATTGAACAAAAAAAGATAGAAAAACTTGAATCTAAACTGAGAGACCGGGATGAAGCAATTGCTATTCTGCTTAAAGAAAACATAGATAAAAAAAAAGTATAG
- a CDS encoding T9SS type A sorting domain-containing protein codes for MSVDFLPYLTNQKFHFPLNQYSNSTIDYLLNNYVVSRVINPDKDNIFIFDWTLESAVNKHGYAEAAADVLAATLVNLGKDYSFLLSHLHFIGFSRGCVVNSETIQRLIYWKDNGMITDISLDPEIHMTTLDPHPAGHWTKWYPWLNVAVAMNDDEVNSWNIMHNLSRIGIVGWKGINSKVQYPDNYYQFLPTALFIGLNDYPGLNSSSNASNNNLTLLFILNPFDAHSLVHTWYFGTVDTLVNTDEFGNGPVIDRNGWYDNQGSTQGFYYSRNRNGFLSNISSIESDLVPISNDQKYRPKTILFNGDFTKGDDAIFERDSLPGWSYQDGSTSKRGGIFNPAALIDDSHNNLIHNSFYIPTAATEISFRIRVLEPIQRYFNPDILEIYLNNTLVHSVPIISFEWNYQWQAFEIPLSLVGTTAQLKFELNKNQTEPSSLLIDDVNFWKSNKINSTVACPVDFHIYDNLGNHTGPTSDTTYVEEIPGSEYYIYEDSTGDKIKTVYLEPLEGLGEYQFVIESQDSTSFFSYIIEDYSDTSRGTITFEFDSIAIEPNTVAMCTLNTNIQIPMLEVDLDGDGQIDTTMIPVIIESCFNKNISSGWNLLSVPFTTGQKLKTELFPTAVGPAYWFIPGQGYIVSDTLAPKKGYWLKFDETQNVDICGLITGDSINVKQGWNLIGVLDKFVPVSQISTIPPGIIASPFYGYDGNYYMTDTLSPGNGYWVKSNADGIILLNSQLAKKEETTFQLHSEWANITFTDASGNQMKLYFNEDANRELFVLPPMPPEEAFDIRFASDLMLESLKNESAIISISGAEYPITIRVDGVDLQIKDMINGNYLNETLNDGDEILISDSRINKIIINGNYSDQLPINFSLEQNYPNPFNPNTTISFSIPKEAQVNLSVYNILGEKVRELKNEMMKPGYYNVEFDASLLSSGVYLYRINAGDFVDIKKMILLK; via the coding sequence ATGTCAGTTGATTTTCTACCTTACTTAACTAACCAGAAATTCCATTTTCCGCTGAACCAATACAGTAATAGTACAATAGATTACCTTCTAAATAATTATGTAGTTTCAAGAGTAATTAATCCAGACAAAGATAATATTTTCATTTTTGATTGGACTTTAGAATCAGCAGTAAATAAACATGGATATGCTGAAGCAGCTGCTGATGTATTGGCTGCAACTTTGGTAAATCTTGGAAAAGACTATTCTTTTTTACTAAGTCACTTACATTTTATTGGATTTAGCAGAGGTTGTGTTGTAAATAGTGAAACTATTCAAAGATTAATCTATTGGAAAGATAATGGGATGATAACTGACATAAGCCTTGATCCGGAGATTCATATGACGACATTAGATCCACATCCTGCAGGGCATTGGACAAAATGGTATCCTTGGCTAAATGTAGCTGTCGCGATGAATGATGACGAAGTTAATTCTTGGAATATTATGCATAACCTAAGTCGAATTGGAATAGTCGGTTGGAAAGGAATTAATAGTAAAGTACAGTATCCAGACAATTATTATCAATTCTTGCCAACTGCTTTATTTATTGGTTTAAATGACTATCCCGGATTAAACAGTTCAAGTAACGCAAGTAACAACAATTTAACTTTATTATTTATATTGAATCCATTTGATGCACATAGCTTAGTTCATACATGGTATTTTGGAACAGTTGATACTCTGGTCAATACTGATGAGTTTGGCAATGGACCTGTCATTGATAGAAATGGATGGTATGATAACCAAGGTTCCACTCAAGGTTTTTACTATTCAAGAAACAGAAATGGATTTTTATCAAACATTTCATCAATTGAATCTGATTTAGTTCCAATAAGTAATGATCAAAAGTATAGACCTAAAACCATATTGTTTAATGGAGATTTTACAAAAGGAGATGATGCTATATTCGAAAGGGACTCATTACCAGGTTGGAGTTATCAGGATGGTAGTACATCAAAGCGAGGAGGTATTTTTAATCCAGCTGCATTAATAGATGATAGCCATAATAATCTGATACACAATTCGTTTTATATTCCTACAGCAGCAACTGAAATATCATTTAGGATAAGAGTTTTGGAACCCATACAAAGGTATTTCAATCCAGACATATTAGAAATATATTTAAACAATACTTTAGTCCATTCCGTCCCAATAATATCTTTTGAGTGGAATTATCAATGGCAAGCATTCGAAATTCCATTATCGTTAGTGGGTACAACTGCACAACTAAAATTTGAATTGAATAAAAATCAAACTGAACCTTCAAGTCTCTTAATTGATGACGTTAATTTCTGGAAATCAAACAAAATAAACTCAACTGTTGCTTGTCCAGTAGATTTTCATATCTATGACAACTTAGGCAATCACACCGGGCCAACTTCTGATACAACTTATGTTGAGGAAATTCCGGGAAGTGAATATTATATTTATGAGGATAGCACAGGCGATAAAATTAAAACCGTTTATCTTGAACCTTTGGAAGGTTTGGGTGAATATCAATTTGTTATTGAATCTCAGGATTCAACAAGCTTCTTCAGTTATATTATTGAAGATTATTCAGATACTTCAAGAGGAACAATTACTTTTGAGTTTGACAGCATAGCAATTGAGCCAAATACTGTGGCTATGTGTACATTAAACACAAATATTCAGATACCAATGCTGGAAGTTGATCTTGACGGTGACGGTCAAATTGATACCACGATGATACCCGTCATTATAGAATCGTGTTTCAATAAAAACATTTCATCTGGATGGAATCTTTTATCAGTTCCATTTACTACTGGTCAAAAACTTAAAACAGAATTATTCCCAACAGCTGTTGGACCTGCATATTGGTTCATTCCAGGTCAAGGTTATATTGTCAGTGATACTTTAGCACCAAAAAAAGGTTATTGGCTAAAGTTTGATGAGACTCAAAATGTTGACATTTGTGGTTTAATTACTGGTGATTCTATCAATGTAAAACAAGGATGGAATCTTATAGGAGTGTTGGATAAGTTTGTTCCTGTATCCCAGATATCAACAATCCCCCCTGGAATTATTGCATCCCCTTTCTATGGTTATGACGGAAACTATTATATGACAGATACACTTTCCCCAGGAAATGGATATTGGGTAAAATCTAATGCTGATGGAATAATCTTATTAAATTCACAATTAGCAAAAAAAGAAGAAACCACTTTTCAATTACATTCTGAATGGGCTAACATAACATTCACAGATGCTTCGGGGAATCAAATGAAATTATATTTTAATGAAGATGCAAATCGAGAACTATTTGTTCTTCCTCCAATGCCGCCTGAAGAAGCGTTTGATATCAGATTTGCATCTGATTTAATGCTGGAAAGTCTTAAGAATGAATCGGCAATAATTAGTATTTCAGGTGCAGAATACCCTATAACCATAAGAGTTGACGGCGTTGATCTACAAATTAAAGATATGATTAATGGAAATTATTTGAATGAAACACTTAATGATGGTGATGAAATTTTAATTAGTGATTCAAGAATTAATAAAATAATAATTAATGGGAATTATTCTGATCAGTTACCAATTAATTTTAGCTTAGAACAAAATTATCCAAATCCTTTTAATCCTAACACAACGATAAGTTTCTCAATTCCCAAAGAAGCTCAGGTAAATTTAAGTGTCTACAATATACTTGGAGAAAAAGTACGTGAACTGAAAAACGAGATGATGAAACCAGGATATTATAATGTTGAGTTTGATGCTTCATTATTATCATCGGGGGTTTATCTATATAGAATAAATGCGGGAGATTTTGTTGATATAAAGAAAATGATCCTTCTCAAATAA
- a CDS encoding Txe/YoeB family addiction module toxin: MRKIVLTKHALEDLIFWSKNDAKSIRKIFDLISDAQRNPFEGIGKPEALKFNLAGCWSRRIDDMNRLVYQVTEDEIKIISCRYHY; the protein is encoded by the coding sequence ATGCGAAAAATCGTTCTAACTAAACACGCCCTTGAAGATTTGATCTTCTGGTCAAAAAATGATGCAAAGAGTATCCGGAAGATTTTTGATCTCATATCTGATGCACAAAGAAATCCATTTGAAGGAATCGGGAAACCTGAGGCTTTGAAATTTAATCTCGCAGGCTGTTGGTCAAGAAGAATTGATGATATGAACAGATTAGTGTATCAGGTAACAGAAGATGAGATAAAGATTATTTCCTGCAGATATCATTACTGA
- a CDS encoding DNA primase encodes MRISESKIEEIRNSVDIVDVISQHVQLRKRGKNFIGLCPFHSEKTPSFTVSEDKQIFHCFGCHTGGNVFKFLTEFHKISFVEAVQEIADQQGITIEFDKAEYIEQQSEQEVLYDINTEAARYFLNNLLNDDEGEFARKYLQERNIKTQTLRSFGLGYSLKGWENFINYAKSRNLNIDKCIQLGLIGKNSEGKLYDKLPGRLIFPIFSPNGRVVAFAGRVLPSKAGSDDDANETGAKYINSPESLIYIKGRILYGLSFAKDDIRRLDKAIIVEGYMDLISLYQSGIKNVVAVSGTALTDDQVQLLSRYTKNVVLLFDADVAGIKASMRSIEILLKRDMEVKIVSLPKGEDPDSFVNKFGNVEFEELVKKAENFLEYETKYYESLGKFEDPSTAAEAIRELVKPVALIDDELKRNLLIRNIAQKFNLREKLIESELDKQLQQANKAERRKKEEGRRKMENAGEEIALILADKTETTESPLLYSLEKEILKLLFEAEKTIAELIFTYLHPEDFNNEINRELFEIVKDVFESADGGDNFTTSGLVGILKDEKKEIYIRELTFDKYSISSNWEERFPSITAEMTLMKYAKDSVMKFVIERIEKRIKSNRREIELTEDESKLLELMKNNNELEREKKRIREELSDNKSF; translated from the coding sequence GTGCGAATCTCCGAATCAAAAATAGAAGAAATACGTAACTCGGTTGATATTGTTGATGTGATTTCACAACATGTTCAGCTTCGTAAAAGAGGAAAAAATTTTATTGGTTTGTGCCCATTCCATTCAGAGAAAACTCCTTCGTTTACTGTTAGCGAAGATAAACAGATATTTCACTGTTTTGGATGTCACACCGGTGGGAATGTTTTTAAATTTTTAACTGAGTTCCATAAAATTTCATTTGTTGAAGCTGTGCAAGAAATTGCTGACCAGCAGGGAATAACAATTGAGTTTGATAAAGCTGAGTACATCGAACAGCAGTCCGAACAGGAAGTTCTTTATGATATCAACACAGAAGCAGCGAGATATTTTTTAAATAATCTTTTAAATGACGATGAAGGGGAGTTTGCACGAAAATATCTTCAGGAAAGAAATATAAAAACACAAACACTTCGTTCATTCGGATTAGGATACTCGCTGAAGGGTTGGGAAAATTTTATCAACTACGCAAAAAGCAGAAATCTAAATATTGATAAATGCATTCAGCTTGGTTTAATTGGTAAAAATTCAGAAGGAAAGTTATACGATAAACTTCCGGGTAGATTAATTTTTCCAATCTTCTCACCGAATGGAAGAGTAGTTGCTTTCGCAGGTCGTGTTCTTCCTTCAAAAGCCGGATCTGACGATGATGCAAATGAAACAGGAGCAAAATATATCAACTCACCCGAATCGCTCATCTATATTAAAGGAAGAATTCTTTACGGACTTTCATTTGCAAAAGATGATATTCGGCGGCTTGACAAAGCGATCATTGTTGAAGGTTACATGGATTTGATTTCACTTTATCAAAGCGGAATTAAAAATGTTGTCGCTGTTTCCGGAACTGCTTTGACTGATGACCAGGTCCAGCTTTTATCGAGATATACAAAAAATGTTGTTTTACTTTTTGACGCTGATGTTGCGGGAATAAAAGCTTCAATGAGAAGTATCGAAATTTTGTTGAAGCGAGATATGGAAGTAAAAATTGTTTCACTCCCTAAAGGCGAAGATCCTGATTCATTTGTAAATAAATTCGGTAACGTAGAATTTGAAGAATTGGTAAAAAAGGCTGAGAATTTTTTAGAATATGAAACGAAGTATTATGAATCACTCGGAAAGTTTGAAGATCCATCAACTGCAGCAGAAGCGATAAGAGAACTAGTGAAACCAGTCGCATTGATTGATGATGAACTAAAAAGAAATCTTCTGATAAGAAACATTGCCCAAAAATTTAATCTCAGGGAAAAACTTATTGAATCGGAACTTGATAAGCAATTGCAGCAAGCAAATAAAGCTGAAAGAAGGAAGAAGGAAGAAGGAAGAAGGAAGATGGAAAATGCCGGAGAAGAGATTGCTCTGATTTTAGCAGATAAAACGGAAACAACAGAATCTCCTTTACTTTATAGCCTTGAAAAAGAGATTTTAAAATTATTGTTTGAAGCCGAAAAAACTATTGCCGAACTAATCTTTACTTATTTGCATCCTGAAGATTTCAACAATGAAATTAATCGTGAATTATTTGAGATAGTAAAGGATGTGTTTGAGTCCGCCGATGGCGGAGATAACTTTACTACGAGTGGTTTGGTAGGGATTCTCAAAGACGAAAAAAAAGAAATTTACATTCGTGAATTAACATTTGATAAATATTCAATCAGCAGCAATTGGGAAGAAAGATTTCCAAGCATAACTGCTGAAATGACATTGATGAAGTATGCAAAAGATTCAGTAATGAAATTTGTAATTGAAAGAATTGAAAAACGCATTAAATCCAACCGTAGAGAAATTGAATTGACAGAAGATGAATCAAAATTATTAGAGCTGATGAAAAATAACAACGAGCTTGAACGGGAGAAGAAGAGAATAAGAGAGGAACTAAGTGACAATAAATCTTTTTGA
- a CDS encoding type II toxin-antitoxin system RelE/ParE family toxin: MGSFKIDIKRSFEKDINKVDRKLVPGIVEAIENLSYNPFSEQTKKLKGAESIYRLRIGDYRVLYQVDLKDQRIIIYYVRHRKDAYKK, from the coding sequence ATGGGTTCATTCAAGATTGATATAAAGCGATCATTTGAAAAAGATATTAATAAAGTTGACAGGAAACTCGTCCCGGGAATTGTTGAAGCGATAGAAAATCTCTCCTATAATCCATTCTCAGAACAAACGAAAAAATTGAAAGGTGCCGAATCCATTTATCGTTTACGAATAGGTGATTACCGTGTACTGTATCAAGTTGATTTAAAAGATCAAAGAATTATTATTTATTATGTTCGTCACAGGAAAGATGCATACAAAAAATGA